The proteins below are encoded in one region of Roseofilum capinflatum BLCC-M114:
- a CDS encoding shikimate kinase yields the protein MNNALKNCSLFLVGMMGAGKTTVGQELAKQLNYRFFDTDTLIERVAGTDIPQLFATQGEEGFRQLETQVLAQLSAQLRSVISTGGGMVLKPENWGYLRHGIVLWLDVPPEVLYDRLKTDQTRPLLKTANPLETLQTLCDRRQDLYAQADLHLSLTGAESPEQVTNRVFAELPRILKANSVHN from the coding sequence ATGAACAACGCCCTGAAAAACTGTAGCCTTTTCCTCGTTGGTATGATGGGGGCAGGTAAAACCACAGTCGGTCAGGAGTTAGCCAAACAGCTCAATTATCGTTTTTTTGACACCGATACGTTGATTGAGCGAGTTGCCGGTACAGATATCCCCCAACTATTTGCCACTCAGGGAGAAGAAGGCTTTCGGCAACTAGAAACCCAGGTACTCGCCCAATTATCCGCTCAATTGCGCTCCGTAATTTCTACGGGGGGCGGTATGGTGCTGAAACCCGAAAATTGGGGCTATCTGCGCCATGGGATAGTCCTGTGGCTTGATGTTCCCCCAGAAGTTCTCTACGATCGCCTAAAAACCGATCAAACTCGCCCCCTCTTAAAAACAGCCAATCCCCTAGAAACCTTACAAACCTTGTGCGATCGCCGTCAAGATCTCTATGCCCAAGCTGACTTACATCTAAGCCTAACCGGAGCTGAGTCCCCCGAACAAGTCACCAATAGGGTGTTCGCGGAACTCCCTCGGATCTTAAAAGCCAATTCTGTTCACAATTAA
- a CDS encoding TIGR02452 family protein: MKRRAIAQDTLNILNVGSYHGEQGQLVNIQQDIKTCLARTTYYEPETLVTLENQVLSLAPPFEQTEFIVKNETTLVGAERLARSQQFDRIGVLNFASAKNPGGGFLNGSQAQEESLARSSALYESLTQCREYYDYHRAHRDLLYSHRMIYSPHCPVFRQDDGTLLETPYRVNFITSPAPNAGAIARNNPEQLKDIPQVLGDRTRKVLSLAAHHQCDALVLGAWGCGVFRNDPTVVAQTFADFLLPDRPFWGRFKMVVFSVLSSNKQQPILAEFERQFTDKS; the protein is encoded by the coding sequence ATGAAACGGCGGGCGATCGCCCAAGATACGCTAAATATTCTCAATGTTGGCTCTTATCATGGGGAGCAAGGGCAACTGGTGAATATCCAACAGGACATTAAAACCTGTTTAGCCAGAACCACATACTACGAACCTGAAACCCTAGTGACTCTTGAAAATCAGGTTCTTTCCCTTGCGCCTCCCTTTGAGCAGACGGAGTTTATTGTTAAGAATGAGACGACTTTAGTCGGGGCAGAACGCCTGGCGCGATCGCAGCAGTTTGATAGAATTGGTGTCCTTAATTTTGCCTCCGCGAAGAATCCTGGAGGTGGATTCCTCAACGGTTCCCAAGCTCAGGAAGAAAGTTTAGCTCGCAGTTCAGCATTGTATGAGAGTTTAACTCAGTGCCGAGAATACTACGACTATCATCGCGCTCATCGCGATCTGTTGTACTCCCATCGGATGATTTATTCACCCCATTGTCCCGTTTTTCGCCAAGATGACGGCACATTGCTAGAGACTCCCTATCGGGTCAATTTTATCACCAGTCCAGCGCCCAATGCTGGGGCGATCGCCCGCAATAATCCCGAACAACTCAAAGACATTCCTCAAGTTTTAGGCGATCGCACCCGTAAAGTCCTCAGTCTAGCTGCCCATCACCAGTGTGATGCTTTAGTCTTAGGCGCTTGGGGATGTGGTGTGTTTAGAAACGATCCCACCGTTGTTGCCCAAACATTTGCTGATTTCCTCCTACCCGATCGCCCCTTTTGGGGGCGCTTCAAAATGGTAGTATTCTCTGTTCTTTCCTCAAACAAACAGCAGCCCATCTTAGCTGAATTTGAACGCCAATTTACAGATAAATCCTGA
- a CDS encoding TetR/AcrR family transcriptional regulator produces MPKPFDPAAKKEKQSRNPEVTKANILAAAIEEFAQYGLSGARTEAIATRSGVTKAMLCYYFKNKETLYKSVLQQLVDEINNAFQSIDLEKLSPEQALETVVRNYIGFEVSHRWHGMLWFQEAIQNQGRYGEQTGWEAGFQAIVEILERGIAEGKFRPVDPFLTAINILGVCSFYFDAYENLKYLNTEKALLSAEMVKEQTETAVEFILAGLTTSGQV; encoded by the coding sequence ATGCCCAAGCCATTTGACCCTGCTGCCAAGAAGGAAAAACAAAGTCGTAATCCGGAAGTCACAAAAGCTAATATTCTGGCCGCTGCAATTGAAGAATTTGCACAGTATGGTTTATCTGGCGCAAGGACAGAAGCGATCGCTACTCGTAGCGGAGTGACCAAGGCGATGCTCTGCTACTACTTTAAAAACAAAGAAACCCTGTATAAATCCGTCTTACAGCAACTTGTTGATGAAATTAATAATGCCTTTCAATCCATTGATTTGGAGAAATTATCTCCGGAGCAGGCATTAGAAACTGTTGTGCGAAACTATATCGGGTTTGAAGTGAGTCATCGCTGGCATGGAATGCTCTGGTTTCAAGAAGCGATTCAGAATCAAGGACGCTATGGGGAACAGACAGGTTGGGAAGCTGGGTTTCAAGCCATTGTTGAGATCTTGGAGCGAGGCATTGCTGAAGGGAAATTTCGCCCGGTCGATCCATTCCTGACAGCCATTAATATTTTAGGGGTTTGTTCGTTTTACTTTGATGCCTATGAAAACTTGAAGTATCTCAATACTGAGAAAGCTCTCCTCAGTGCTGAGATGGTGAAAGAGCAAACCGAAACTGCGGTTGAATTTATTCTTGCTGGATTGACGACTTCAGGACAAGTATGA
- a CDS encoding Rieske 2Fe-2S domain-containing protein, whose translation MQPILPGAPWLIAHKSMLGINSPYKVTLNAQDYVLWQNASGEVFALNNICPHMQAPLSNGWICEQRNTIACPFHAVEFNGSGHLWREGQLSRAPLADPLDLIIDGDLIWTYGGFEPRLPIPELHRKVASEYEFLGVTAQRSIQSDFLSSLMINYDHDHQNGTHREFFKVKSCQSKFVTKEGIYAKVSQAVEKADYTPEEITASPFLGAIPEVMQNFLEYVFPSTQFFCLVSPDVQTYQGHILYPETETTTQTFILLYAKFSDPALKSVMQESLLNMASIVVQQDVQCLESLYPRQKPKLYLPNEEIMFYAEDLYQHWNLMPAL comes from the coding sequence ATGCAACCCATTCTTCCTGGTGCGCCTTGGCTGATCGCGCACAAGTCCATGCTGGGTATCAATAGCCCCTATAAAGTCACATTGAATGCCCAAGATTACGTCCTTTGGCAGAATGCCTCTGGAGAGGTTTTCGCTCTCAATAACATTTGTCCGCATATGCAAGCCCCTTTATCCAATGGCTGGATTTGTGAGCAGCGCAATACGATCGCCTGTCCATTTCATGCTGTAGAATTCAACGGATCGGGTCATTTGTGGCGAGAAGGTCAGTTAAGTCGAGCGCCATTGGCTGACCCGTTAGACTTAATTATTGATGGGGACTTGATCTGGACTTACGGCGGATTTGAGCCTCGACTCCCGATTCCTGAGTTGCACCGCAAGGTTGCCTCTGAGTACGAATTTCTAGGCGTAACCGCCCAGAGAAGTATTCAAAGTGATTTTTTGAGTAGTCTGATGATTAACTACGATCATGATCATCAAAATGGCACTCATCGAGAATTTTTTAAAGTGAAATCTTGTCAGTCGAAATTCGTGACGAAAGAGGGCATCTATGCCAAGGTTTCGCAAGCCGTGGAGAAAGCTGACTACACACCAGAGGAAATTACCGCCAGTCCTTTCCTAGGAGCCATTCCAGAAGTGATGCAGAATTTTCTAGAATATGTGTTTCCCTCAACACAGTTCTTTTGCTTAGTTTCACCTGATGTTCAAACCTATCAAGGTCATATTCTTTATCCAGAAACAGAGACGACAACCCAAACATTTATTTTGCTCTATGCAAAATTCAGCGATCCCGCACTGAAATCAGTGATGCAAGAGTCTTTACTCAATATGGCTTCAATTGTTGTACAACAAGACGTTCAATGTCTTGAAAGTTTATATCCACGGCAAAAACCAAAACTTTATCTGCCTAACGAAGAAATTATGTTCTACGCAGAAGACCTTTATCAACATTGGAACTTGATGCCTGCACTCTAG
- a CDS encoding RidA family protein — MNEIETEAGLAKTSNYYYAKQIGNQLYVAGQVPHDASAQLVGKDDPFAQATQCLQNLQTLLGAYDFTQADIQQLTVYVVGEQANLVAAWSAIETWFEDRVPPATLLGVWRLGYPEQLVEIDVTIIREAQV; from the coding sequence ATGAACGAAATCGAGACAGAAGCAGGACTAGCAAAAACCTCCAACTACTATTATGCTAAACAAATTGGAAATCAACTGTATGTAGCTGGCCAAGTTCCCCATGATGCAAGCGCTCAATTGGTTGGCAAGGACGATCCTTTTGCACAAGCAACCCAATGCTTGCAGAATCTTCAGACTCTACTGGGTGCTTATGATTTTACTCAAGCTGATATTCAGCAGCTCACTGTATATGTTGTGGGTGAGCAGGCGAATCTTGTTGCTGCATGGAGTGCGATCGAAACATGGTTCGAGGATCGAGTCCCTCCCGCAACTCTATTGGGGGTTTGGCGGCTGGGTTATCCAGAGCAGCTTGTTGAAATTGATGTAACCATCATACGAGAGGCTCAAGTTTGA
- a CDS encoding DUF4336 domain-containing protein, whose amino-acid sequence MLKELDTDIWVAQQPLRYLGLSVGTRMTMIRLENRELVVISPIQASDTLVSQLGELGVVKHMIAPNLYHHLFASNFKSLYPEATFWAVPGLGIKKPELPIDRTIERDRGELFAGLEFVFFKGFRVLGLNGVDEFNECVFFHASSRTLILTDTAFHFDESFPLLTQFAARILGGYKQLSPSLLERIATTDIEGVRALVKQILQWDFDRVIMAHGSVVERDGKEKFKQGYEKFLRGL is encoded by the coding sequence ATGCTCAAAGAACTTGACACAGATATTTGGGTTGCCCAACAACCCCTCCGATATCTTGGACTCAGCGTCGGAACGAGAATGACCATGATTCGATTGGAAAATCGAGAATTAGTCGTGATTTCTCCTATTCAAGCCAGCGATACACTCGTCAGTCAGCTTGGCGAACTTGGAGTTGTTAAACATATGATTGCGCCCAACCTGTATCACCATTTATTTGCATCTAACTTCAAATCTCTTTATCCCGAAGCGACATTTTGGGCTGTACCCGGCTTAGGGATCAAAAAACCAGAATTGCCCATCGATCGCACTATCGAGAGAGATAGGGGTGAGTTATTCGCTGGGTTAGAGTTCGTCTTTTTCAAGGGCTTTAGGGTTTTGGGTTTAAACGGAGTTGATGAATTCAATGAATGTGTCTTTTTTCATGCATCTAGCCGGACTCTAATTTTAACAGATACAGCCTTTCACTTTGACGAAAGCTTTCCACTGCTCACGCAATTTGCAGCTAGAATTCTTGGTGGATATAAACAATTGAGTCCATCTCTACTAGAGCGCATTGCCACAACTGACATAGAAGGAGTTAGAGCATTAGTAAAACAAATTTTACAATGGGACTTTGATCGAGTTATTATGGCTCATGGCAGTGTTGTTGAGCGAGATGGCAAAGAGAAATTTAAGCAAGGCTATGAGAAGTTTTTAAGGGGGTTATAA
- a CDS encoding transglutaminase-like domain-containing protein: MEEFLQATDAIDWQNPEIMDCATKITLECTTVLEKAKACFEWVRDEIYHSFDYQMNPVTCRASDVLRHKTGYCYAKSHLLAALLRANQIPAGFCYQRLSIDDKGAPYSLHGFNAIYLPEIGWYRVDSRGNKDGVNAQFAPPQECLSFKIQLPEEADFNVILAEPLPIVVEALKSHNTWDSMLDNLPDISIDCADYYGLKQT, translated from the coding sequence ATGGAAGAATTCTTGCAAGCGACTGACGCGATCGACTGGCAAAATCCAGAAATTATGGACTGTGCCACAAAAATCACGTTAGAATGTACAACCGTATTAGAAAAAGCTAAGGCTTGTTTCGAGTGGGTGCGAGATGAAATTTATCACAGTTTTGATTATCAAATGAATCCTGTAACTTGTCGTGCGTCTGATGTTCTTAGGCACAAAACAGGGTATTGCTACGCTAAAAGTCATTTACTAGCCGCACTCCTTCGAGCTAATCAGATCCCCGCAGGCTTTTGCTATCAACGATTGAGTATTGATGATAAGGGCGCACCCTACAGCTTACATGGTTTCAATGCTATTTACTTACCGGAAATTGGTTGGTATCGGGTAGATTCCAGAGGGAACAAAGACGGAGTTAATGCTCAATTTGCTCCTCCCCAGGAATGTTTATCATTTAAAATTCAGTTGCCTGAAGAAGCAGATTTTAACGTCATTCTTGCCGAACCCCTTCCTATTGTGGTAGAAGCTCTAAAATCCCACAATACTTGGGATTCTATGCTTGATAACCTTCCCGATATTTCGATAGATTGTGCGGATTATTATGGTCTGAAACAAACTTAA
- a CDS encoding Uma2 family endonuclease: MTATLPTATPPEMIHLSGISWKTYEHLLEELQDRRLRLTYYCGKLEILAPSPEHELHKTVMGRFVETLAEELEINIYPLGSTTYKHPELSGAEPDECFYIRNIAAIRGRRRLKPEDPPPDLVIEIDITSSSSDRLQVYASLGVPEVWIYDGNALTIQQLQNEEYIASTNSQFFPNIPIPDISRFLQQAETMDYLELIKRFRNWVRTAL; encoded by the coding sequence ATGACAGCCACGTTACCCACAGCAACCCCCCCTGAAATGATCCATCTTTCGGGTATTAGTTGGAAAACCTACGAACATCTTCTGGAAGAACTGCAAGACCGGCGTTTGCGCTTAACCTACTATTGCGGAAAATTAGAAATATTGGCTCCTTCACCCGAACACGAACTGCATAAAACGGTCATGGGGCGCTTTGTCGAGACTCTGGCAGAAGAATTAGAGATTAACATTTATCCCCTGGGATCGACTACATACAAGCATCCAGAGTTAAGCGGAGCAGAACCTGATGAATGTTTTTATATCCGCAATATTGCGGCTATTCGCGGCCGGCGAAGATTGAAACCGGAAGATCCGCCCCCCGATCTGGTGATTGAAATTGATATCACCAGCAGTTCCAGCGATCGCTTGCAGGTGTATGCTTCTTTGGGAGTCCCTGAAGTTTGGATTTATGATGGCAACGCTCTAACTATCCAACAGTTACAAAATGAAGAGTATATTGCCTCTACGAACAGTCAATTTTTCCCCAATATTCCCATCCCAGACATTTCCAGATTTCTCCAACAAGCCGAAACGATGGATTATTTAGAATTAATCAAGAGGTTTCGCAATTGGGTCAGAACAGCGCTTTAA
- the folE gene encoding GTP cyclohydrolase I FolE, with amino-acid sequence MPARNLSVDQTIAAISAPPQPPVSQAEMEQAVRTLLLGLGEDPDREGLQDTPKRVVKALQFLTSGYHQSLDELLNGAVFHEDTDEMVLVRDIDLFSSCEHHILPILGRAHIAYIPNGKVIGLSKIARICEMYARRLQVQERLTQQIANALQGLLQPQGVAVVVEATHMCMVMRGVQKPGSWTVTSSMQGVFAEDAKTRQEFMSLIRHSPSFHS; translated from the coding sequence ATGCCTGCTCGTAACCTATCTGTCGATCAAACCATTGCTGCCATTTCTGCTCCACCTCAGCCACCGGTTTCCCAAGCCGAGATGGAACAAGCCGTGCGAACCTTGTTACTAGGATTGGGAGAAGACCCCGATCGCGAAGGATTGCAGGATACTCCGAAACGAGTCGTCAAAGCTCTCCAATTTCTCACTTCTGGTTATCACCAATCCCTGGATGAATTGCTCAACGGCGCTGTATTTCACGAAGATACCGATGAAATGGTCTTGGTAAGGGATATCGATCTCTTTAGCTCCTGCGAACACCACATTTTACCAATCCTAGGACGTGCCCACATCGCTTATATTCCCAACGGTAAAGTCATTGGTCTTTCCAAAATTGCCCGCATTTGCGAAATGTATGCCCGTCGCCTACAAGTTCAGGAACGGCTCACTCAACAAATTGCCAATGCTCTACAGGGTTTGCTACAACCCCAAGGTGTCGCTGTCGTTGTAGAAGCCACCCATATGTGCATGGTGATGCGGGGGGTACAAAAGCCAGGTTCTTGGACGGTGACCAGTTCTATGCAGGGAGTCTTTGCTGAAGATGCCAAAACCCGCCAAGAGTTTATGAGCTTGATTCGCCACAGTCCCTCATTTCACTCTTGA
- a CDS encoding CobW family GTP-binding protein, protein MTLTSSDITPSSLEIPKRGMPVTIITGFLGSGKTTLVNQILSNRQDLKVAVLVNEFGDIDIDSQLLVSIDEEMVQLSNGCICCTINDDLVEAVYNVLENSDRIDYLVIETTGIADPLPIMLTFLGTELRDLTHLDSVITLVDASEFTPEHFDSQAALKQIAYGDIILLNKTDLVAVEKVEELEGHIQAIKEKPRMMRCQNGKVPLPVILDVGYNNQESYADLVQEEIEKTQLDRHDPHHHDHSHDHHDHEHHHHHSDHLDNDGFVSVSYRSDRPFSLQKFQKFLDTLPSNVFRAKGLLWFTQSPQKHIFQLCGKRFTLSAEDWDNATPSNQLVVIGRHINREEICQQLALCQAP, encoded by the coding sequence ATGACCCTTACATCCAGCGACATCACTCCATCCTCACTTGAGATTCCCAAGCGAGGGATGCCAGTGACCATCATCACCGGTTTCTTGGGCAGTGGCAAAACTACCCTAGTCAATCAGATTCTCAGCAATCGTCAGGATTTGAAAGTAGCGGTATTGGTGAATGAATTTGGCGACATTGATATCGATAGTCAACTGCTGGTGTCTATCGATGAAGAGATGGTGCAACTGAGTAATGGCTGCATTTGCTGCACCATTAATGATGACTTGGTTGAGGCCGTTTACAACGTCTTAGAAAATAGCGATCGCATTGACTATCTGGTGATTGAAACCACAGGCATCGCCGATCCCCTGCCCATCATGCTCACCTTTCTGGGTACTGAGTTACGAGATCTAACCCATCTTGACTCTGTAATTACCCTAGTGGATGCGTCTGAATTTACCCCAGAACATTTTGATAGCCAAGCAGCCCTGAAACAAATTGCCTATGGGGACATTATTCTGCTCAATAAAACCGACTTAGTTGCTGTTGAAAAAGTCGAGGAATTGGAAGGTCACATTCAGGCGATCAAAGAAAAGCCTCGCATGATGCGCTGCCAAAATGGGAAAGTGCCTCTGCCGGTCATTTTGGATGTGGGATATAACAACCAAGAATCCTACGCCGATCTCGTCCAGGAAGAGATTGAAAAAACCCAGCTCGATCGCCACGATCCCCACCATCACGATCACAGTCATGACCATCACGATCACGAACATCATCACCATCACTCCGATCATTTGGATAACGATGGGTTTGTGTCTGTATCCTATCGCAGCGATCGCCCCTTCTCTCTACAGAAGTTTCAAAAATTTCTCGATACTTTACCCTCCAACGTATTTCGGGCTAAGGGTTTGCTCTGGTTTACCCAAAGTCCCCAGAAACACATCTTTCAGCTCTGTGGCAAGCGCTTCACTCTAAGCGCTGAAGACTGGGATAATGCCACCCCCAGTAACCAACTCGTGGTCATTGGGCGGCATATCAACAGAGAAGAAATTTGTCAGCAACTCGCCCTCTGTCAAGCGCCCTAG
- a CDS encoding XisI protein yields MDKIGHYRDCIQKLLTEHSHYSQDTAEVESLLCFDVERDRYQLMRVGWKHLKRIYYTVLHFDIRDGQIWLQQNATDSDVGEELVAMGVPREDIVLGLQPPYKRPYTGYGVGRDRALHCS; encoded by the coding sequence ATGGATAAGATAGGGCACTATCGAGACTGTATTCAAAAACTCCTAACGGAACATAGTCATTACAGTCAGGATACGGCCGAGGTGGAGAGTTTACTGTGTTTCGATGTAGAGCGCGATCGCTATCAACTGATGCGGGTGGGGTGGAAACATTTGAAGCGAATCTATTATACAGTGTTACATTTCGATATTCGAGACGGGCAAATCTGGTTACAGCAGAACGCGACGGATAGTGATGTGGGAGAAGAGTTGGTGGCCATGGGAGTGCCGAGGGAGGATATTGTTTTAGGGTTACAACCACCCTATAAGCGACCTTATACGGGGTATGGGGTAGGGCGCGATCGCGCCCTCCACTGTAGCTAA
- a CDS encoding CHAT domain-containing protein: MAVTRKWVIFEFGEGSFETGFPVTVRIGTDGIEGSNRIPNGWLPPAPKGLTESSLGQWKQNFEEWIQYFASRSIKLPAAQVNQVGISFPRQTEELEKKVQEWLKHQHKDWQKIISALSLELNRQDRVRVIIQTDNDSLKQLPWQVWELFSDSDKLSKTEFVFSPSQQTAVGLNLDSRKLFQVKILVILGEPLEKETISKIDYQSDLDAISKLDADIEFLAQPTRQILVDKLWEKHWQIIFHSGHSGSERDTNKGYLLLKRNQNGSEETISISNLKESLVEAIANGLQLAIFNSCDGLGIANQLQELSLPQVIVMRNKVPDTVAQDFLQDFLKAFAGGEGDRSLHDALRETRKKLKDNYDDSYPGMSWNPVIFQQHPDTRPLLWREFLKVSKKADQAKNSDKYNKWQCVDIVESNLRSYEAYDLCRCVAVNPVNDRIIVTTFGSILKMWKIEEDKDSHYQLIFQKSLSVDLGKCYDISINPNGRQIASCDLGTQVKIWSLQTGELLNALGNRRFAILGETTDDILNIASNFLPISTDFVYKQASRTNVAGHSDDVMCVKFSPNGEFIISGSIDKTIKVWEVQTGQIIHTLSSSHDNALLAINTDGRTVASMCDNKIDIWDLHTGKIKRTLFGYDAIIRSLAFSHDGNLLASGTYEGRLNIWNWKAGQLLHSLSAECNNVSCLTFSPDNQILASGCSDSTIKLWNPIDGTLIQMLDTPETDGCYLRGIYSIVFACDGKVIVSSCADKSEIKVWQKLK, from the coding sequence ATGGCAGTTACCAGAAAATGGGTCATCTTTGAGTTTGGAGAAGGAAGCTTTGAAACGGGCTTTCCAGTCACGGTGCGTATTGGAACTGATGGAATTGAAGGAAGTAACCGTATTCCCAATGGATGGTTGCCACCTGCTCCTAAAGGTTTAACAGAGTCTAGTCTTGGACAATGGAAACAGAATTTTGAAGAATGGATTCAATATTTTGCCAGTCGATCAATTAAACTTCCTGCTGCTCAGGTTAATCAAGTAGGAATTAGCTTTCCTCGACAAACAGAAGAGCTAGAAAAGAAAGTTCAAGAATGGTTAAAACATCAGCATAAAGATTGGCAGAAAATTATTAGCGCTTTATCATTGGAACTTAATAGACAGGATAGAGTTAGAGTTATTATTCAGACAGATAATGATTCGCTAAAGCAACTTCCTTGGCAAGTTTGGGAGTTATTTAGCGATTCTGATAAATTATCCAAAACTGAGTTTGTCTTTAGTCCATCACAGCAGACAGCCGTGGGGCTAAACTTGGACTCCAGAAAACTATTTCAAGTTAAAATTTTAGTTATTCTGGGTGAGCCGTTAGAAAAAGAGACAATTTCAAAAATTGATTATCAATCAGATCTGGATGCAATTAGTAAATTAGATGCAGACATCGAGTTTTTAGCGCAGCCAACTCGCCAAATTTTAGTTGATAAATTGTGGGAAAAACACTGGCAAATTATTTTTCATTCTGGACATAGTGGGAGTGAAAGAGATACTAATAAAGGATATTTATTGCTAAAGCGGAATCAAAATGGAAGTGAAGAAACGATCTCTATTAGCAATTTAAAGGAATCTTTAGTAGAAGCCATCGCTAATGGTTTGCAATTGGCAATATTTAATTCCTGTGATGGGTTGGGTATTGCCAATCAGTTACAAGAGTTATCTTTGCCTCAAGTTATTGTCATGCGGAATAAAGTTCCGGATACAGTAGCACAAGACTTTTTACAGGATTTCCTCAAAGCTTTTGCTGGTGGAGAGGGTGACAGAAGTTTACATGATGCTTTACGCGAAACAAGGAAAAAACTCAAAGATAATTATGATGATAGTTATCCAGGTATGAGTTGGAATCCAGTGATTTTTCAGCAGCATCCTGACACTCGACCTTTGTTGTGGAGAGAGTTTCTTAAAGTTTCTAAAAAGGCCGATCAAGCTAAAAATTCTGATAAATATAATAAATGGCAATGTGTTGATATTGTTGAATCAAATTTGAGGAGTTATGAAGCTTATGATCTGTGTCGATGTGTTGCCGTTAATCCCGTCAATGATAGGATAATTGTCACCACCTTTGGGTCAATACTGAAAATGTGGAAAATAGAAGAAGATAAAGACAGTCATTATCAGCTAATTTTTCAGAAGAGCCTATCTGTTGATCTCGGTAAATGTTATGATATTTCAATCAATCCAAATGGTAGGCAAATAGCTAGTTGTGATTTGGGTACACAGGTCAAGATTTGGAGTTTACAAACAGGTGAATTGCTAAATGCTTTAGGAAATCGAAGATTTGCAATTTTAGGAGAAACTACTGATGATATTCTTAATATTGCATCTAATTTCTTACCTATATCAACAGACTTTGTTTACAAGCAAGCTAGTAGAACAAATGTAGCAGGACATTCTGACGATGTGATGTGTGTGAAATTTAGTCCGAATGGAGAATTTATCATAAGTGGTAGTATAGACAAAACAATTAAAGTTTGGGAAGTACAGACCGGACAAATTATCCATACGCTTTCTAGTAGTCATGACAATGCTCTTTTGGCCATCAACACTGATGGTAGAACAGTTGCTAGTATGTGTGACAATAAAATTGATATTTGGGATTTGCACACTGGCAAAATCAAACGGACTCTGTTTGGGTATGATGCAATTATACGATCATTAGCATTTAGTCATGATGGTAATCTTCTAGCTAGTGGAACTTATGAAGGAAGACTTAATATATGGAACTGGAAAGCAGGTCAGTTACTTCATTCTCTATCGGCTGAATGTAACAATGTATCTTGTCTCACTTTTAGTCCAGATAATCAGATTTTAGCTAGTGGGTGTTCGGACAGCACCATTAAGCTCTGGAATCCTATAGATGGAACACTTATTCAAATGTTAGATACTCCTGAAACTGATGGTTGTTATTTGAGGGGTATTTATTCTATAGTTTTTGCTTGTGATGGAAAAGTTATAGTCAGTTCTTGTGCAGACAAAAGTGAAATTAAAGTTTGGCAAAAACTGAAATAA